The Alteromonas mediterranea DE genome contains the following window.
TTGGTGATAAAGGCAGTATGCTGATGGTAAGTATTAGCGGCACAGCGGTTAAAACAAGCCCGCTGTAGTTTTAACCGCGACCATTCGAGACAAGATAAAAAGCGCGTACCTAGAAACGTGCGCTTGCGCTGACTAGCTCTAAAATAACAAGGTGGCCGATAGGCCACCTTTTTTATGCCCGCTAAATAACGCACGGTTAGCTTTGCTTCACCTCACTTTCAGTAAGGTCAGACGCTTCAATAGCAATGTTATCGATAATGACTGCGCACGCTGCGTCGCCAGTGATATTAAGCGCAGTACGAATCATGTCGAAAATACGGTCGAGAGCGAATAAAAGTGGTAAGCCTTCAATAGGAATGCCGGCGGCTAGGAGTACCGCAACCACAAGAAAAGACGGGCCTGGTACGCCAGCTTGTCCCACGGCGCCTAAGGTTGAAGTAAGGATAATGGCAACGTAAGCCCCCATGGATAAGTCGATATTAAAAAGCTGAGCGAAAAACACGGCAACTAAGCCATAGTAAATAGCATTACCGCTCATGTTTATCGTGGCCCCTAAAGGTAATACAAACGACGCAGTTGCATTTCTTACGCCCAGTTCGTTTTCTACCGTATTCATAGTGACGGGCAGGGTGGCCATAGATGACGCGGTAGAAAGCGCCACCGCTTGAGGCTTTTTCATTGCCACTAAGAACGACTTGGCAGAGGTTTTGGTAAACAGCTGTACTAACAGTGGGTAAATGACAAAACCAAAAACGAGAATAGCGGCGATAAAGACTAAGAAAAGCTTGAAGACAACCATAAGTGCGCTAAAGCCAAAGGTGCCGACCGCTTCGGCCATTAGGCCAAATACACCGATAGGGGCAATTTTCATAACGCAGTTAATCATCCATACCATCGCATCTACAATGGTGTTTACGCCCTGAAGAATAGGCTCGCGGTTCTTTTTAGGCTGCTTAGAAAGGGCAAGGCCAAAGAACAGGCAAAACACTAGAATTTGAAGAATATTCGCATTGGTTAGAGAAGCAAAGACGTTAGTAGGTATCATGCCCGTCACCGTCGCCCAAAACGATGGCAGCTCGCCTTTCGACGCGTACTCGCCAGAAAACATTCCCTCTACAGATGAAACATCGATACCCACACCAGGCTTGAAAATTTCACCCATAATCAGCGCAAGCGCCACGGCTAGCGCGGATGTCAACGCGAAATAGGCAAGGGTTGAAAAGCCCACTTTACCTGCGTTGGTACTGTTACCTAAACCCGCAGCGCCCGAAATAAGCGCAACCGCAACCAGTGGGATAACCAACATCTTAATGAGGTTAATAAAAATTGCGCCTAAGGGGGCAAACATAGCGGCGCTGTGACCCATAAAAGCACCTACGGCGGTGCCGATGATCATGGCAATAACAACTTGTACGCCGATATTAGCCAGTAAAGATTTACTTTGAGACACGTCTAGAACCTCTTAGAGTGTGATTAAATAAAAAGTGATAGTGGTGTTGTTGCGAATATCGCCTTTGGCGAGCAAGCCTTCCATGGTCCAGAACTCCAACCATTCACAGTACCCTGTGAGTACAAGTGAATAGTTGAGTAAGGAGGGGGGTTACTTTTTAGCCTTGTCGCTGTGGCTGTTTAGGCTATTTAGCGCATCGTCACTGATAGTGCTTGTGCCATTATTACGCTCAGACGTTGGCGAGTTAGCCGTGGGGTTATCACCGGGTTGGGTGTCGGATAACGTATCAGCAGACGACGGGGGGTTATCGCTGTGCGACTCTTCAACATCATCAAACGGTTTCGAGGGCGTTGGAAATTTAAACTTCGCACTGTATTTCAGCAGCGTGATATTGCCAATTACCACACCTAACACTAATACAATGATTATAACTACCCAAGTTGTACTCATACAGTTTCCGTTGGCGAAACGCCGTTGTTTAAAACATACCGACTATACAGTGTGGGCAGCTGCGACAAAATACACGATTTACCTTCTATGTCGCTTTGCTCAATAGCAGCGGTTAAACCTTGTAAATTTCTTGCTTTTTCAAACGTATCGGCGGTCTCTTTAAAGCTTAAGTGCCAAGGTTCTGCTGCCACGCCACCACGGCTTACTGAAAACGGCCGATAAAAACCAAAACGCGACATATTTTCACCAAGCCAGCAGGCTAGAGCGTAACAAGGGCCGCCAGCCTCGTATTCAGTTTCTACAAGATTGAATTGACCACCCCAATGCTTAACAGATGCCCTGTCATACACGTCAATGTCGGTACCCCAGTGATGACGACTCCCACCGGGTAAGGCAGACCATGTAAGAATAGCGTGGAGCTTTTCGTCATCACGTAAACTATCAAACGACAAGAGACTACCGTTAACATCAAGCAGTTGAGCCTTTCCTGTCCACTTGCGGTTGAAAATAGCGGTCTGCCGGTCAAAGTCGCGATAGCTGCTGACAAGCTGCAGGTCTATCCCGTCTTTGTGTGCGGCATCTT
Protein-coding sequences here:
- a CDS encoding M15 family metallopeptidase, translating into MTTVTEKAWLGQLNEDLVDAGNGHRLHIDVISPFLAMQDAAHKDGIDLQLVSSYRDFDRQTAIFNRKWTGKAQLLDVNGSLLSFDSLRDDEKLHAILTWSALPGGSRHHWGTDIDVYDRASVKHWGGQFNLVETEYEAGGPCYALACWLGENMSRFGFYRPFSVSRGGVAAEPWHLSFKETADTFEKARNLQGLTAAIEQSDIEGKSCILSQLPTLYSRYVLNNGVSPTETV
- a CDS encoding DUF2897 family protein; translated protein: MSTTWVVIIIVLVLGVVIGNITLLKYSAKFKFPTPSKPFDDVEESHSDNPPSSADTLSDTQPGDNPTANSPTSERNNGTSTISDDALNSLNSHSDKAKK
- a CDS encoding dicarboxylate/amino acid:cation symporter, producing the protein MSQSKSLLANIGVQVVIAMIIGTAVGAFMGHSAAMFAPLGAIFINLIKMLVIPLVAVALISGAAGLGNSTNAGKVGFSTLAYFALTSALAVALALIMGEIFKPGVGIDVSSVEGMFSGEYASKGELPSFWATVTGMIPTNVFASLTNANILQILVFCLFFGLALSKQPKKNREPILQGVNTIVDAMVWMINCVMKIAPIGVFGLMAEAVGTFGFSALMVVFKLFLVFIAAILVFGFVIYPLLVQLFTKTSAKSFLVAMKKPQAVALSTASSMATLPVTMNTVENELGVRNATASFVLPLGATINMSGNAIYYGLVAVFFAQLFNIDLSMGAYVAIILTSTLGAVGQAGVPGPSFLVVAVLLAAGIPIEGLPLLFALDRIFDMIRTALNITGDAACAVIIDNIAIEASDLTESEVKQS